One Campylobacter concisus genomic window carries:
- a CDS encoding SAM-dependent methyltransferase, translating into MKFSEFFDIWVNENYYKFGIDIGKKGDFYTNVSVGYLFGACLANYFLKLLRNGEISSSCKIVEIGANSGDMLADFAQGIFTLEPEILPNLELIIIEPHEILRKKQLETFTKRFGDEVRVGHYENLGEYSFDEIFVISNELFDAFSCEVIDGQNMLFVDDDLKFHWQKADQNLLALAKKFGIKKGEISTSYAKFALQLANAAKKVRFLSFDYGEFEPKNEFSLRVFKDHQVFSLFEISDLEPYFKSSDLTYSLCFKQAKEAFFEAGFKMLKFKKQNEALVCDLGVDEILSLVLENGSKQAYENAAKQAKFLLSPEFLGEKFKFIEFLKS; encoded by the coding sequence ATGAAATTTAGCGAGTTTTTTGATATCTGGGTCAATGAAAACTACTATAAATTTGGCATAGATATCGGTAAAAAGGGCGATTTTTACACAAATGTAAGCGTTGGCTATCTCTTTGGCGCCTGCCTTGCAAACTACTTTTTAAAGCTGCTTAGAAACGGCGAAATTTCTAGCTCTTGCAAGATTGTGGAGATTGGTGCAAACTCTGGCGATATGCTAGCTGACTTTGCGCAAGGAATTTTTACGCTTGAGCCAGAAATTTTGCCAAATTTAGAGCTTATCATCATCGAGCCTCATGAAATTTTACGTAAAAAACAGCTTGAGACTTTTACAAAACGCTTTGGTGACGAAGTTAGAGTAGGGCACTATGAAAATTTGGGCGAATACTCGTTTGATGAAATTTTTGTCATCTCAAATGAGCTATTTGACGCATTTAGTTGCGAGGTGATAGATGGGCAAAATATGCTTTTTGTGGATGATGATCTAAAATTTCACTGGCAAAAAGCGGATCAAAATTTACTAGCCCTTGCAAAGAAATTTGGCATAAAAAAGGGCGAGATATCAACTAGCTACGCTAAATTTGCACTCCAGCTTGCAAATGCAGCAAAAAAAGTGAGATTTTTAAGCTTTGATTACGGCGAATTTGAGCCAAAAAATGAGTTTAGCCTAAGAGTTTTTAAAGATCATCAAGTATTTTCTTTATTTGAAATTTCAGATCTTGAGCCATATTTTAAAAGCTCGGATCTAACATATAGTCTTTGCTTTAAGCAAGCAAAAGAGGCTTTTTTTGAGGCTGGCTTTAAGATGCTTAAATTTAAAAAACAAAACGAGGCTTTAGTTTGCGATCTTGGTGTGGATGAAATTTTATCTTTGGTGCTTGAAAATGGTAGCAAGCAAGCCTATGAAAATGCAGCCAAACAGGCGAAATTTCTACTCTCGCCCGAGTTTTTAGGCGAGAAGTTTAAATTTATAGAGTTTTTAAAGAGCTAG
- the ybaK gene encoding Cys-tRNA(Pro) deacylase — translation MIHKTNAARALDKLKINYEILEYEVDLNDLSAIHVAASTKQDIKQIYKTIVCECEPKNFVVACLQGDLELDLKALAHACGAKRCELINLKDLEKITGYIRGGCSPLAMKKHFATFIDERAKEQEYVLVSAGVRGKQIKIAPNDLLKACEASFANIARLAL, via the coding sequence ATGATACATAAGACAAATGCTGCCAGAGCTTTAGATAAACTAAAAATTAATTATGAAATTTTAGAGTATGAAGTTGATTTAAACGATCTTTCAGCCATTCACGTAGCAGCTAGCACCAAGCAAGATATAAAGCAAATTTATAAAACTATTGTTTGTGAGTGTGAGCCTAAAAATTTCGTTGTTGCTTGCTTGCAGGGCGATTTGGAGCTTGACCTAAAGGCGCTTGCTCACGCGTGTGGTGCCAAACGCTGTGAACTTATAAATTTAAAAGACTTAGAAAAGATCACTGGTTACATCAGGGGCGGCTGCTCACCGCTTGCGATGAAAAAGCACTTTGCCACATTCATCGACGAGCGAGCAAAAGAGCAAGAATACGTGTTAGTAAGTGCTGGAGTAAGAGGCAAACAGATAAAGATAGCACCAAATGATCTTTTAAAGGCTTGCGAGGCAAGTTTTGCCAATATCGCTAGGCTAGCTCTTTAA
- the fliL gene encoding flagellar basal body-associated protein FliL, translated as MAEEVEEKKAKKGGNGALMIIIIAIFVLLLVIGGLVAFLMLSSDEPKEANMMQAPAQTQTQSMPAQNKAKHGSNDYSNMGPIYPLDQFIVNLLSENGSRFLKTKIDMEQSDELLTPELDKKKALLRDIIIRTLSSKTYEEVSTAKGKDRLKDEIVGKLNEVLNDGYIKNIFFTDFVVQ; from the coding sequence ATGGCTGAAGAAGTTGAAGAGAAAAAGGCAAAAAAAGGTGGCAATGGTGCATTAATGATAATTATCATTGCGATATTTGTTTTGCTGCTAGTTATTGGAGGGCTAGTCGCGTTTTTGATGCTTAGTTCTGACGAGCCAAAAGAGGCAAACATGATGCAAGCACCAGCTCAGACTCAAACGCAGTCCATGCCAGCTCAAAATAAAGCAAAGCATGGTAGCAACGACTATTCAAATATGGGACCGATATATCCGCTTGATCAGTTTATTGTAAATTTGCTTAGCGAAAATGGCTCAAGATTTCTTAAAACTAAGATCGATATGGAGCAAAGCGATGAGTTGCTAACTCCTGAGCTTGATAAGAAAAAGGCACTTTTAAGAGATATTATCATCAGAACACTTTCATCAAAAACTTACGAAGAAGTAAGCACCGCAAAAGGCAAAGATAGGCTAAAAGACGAGATCGTGGGTAAGTTAAATGAAGTGCTAAATGATGGCTACATCAAAAACATATTTTTTACTGATTTTGTGGTGCAATGA
- the acpS gene encoding holo-ACP synthase, with protein sequence MIGIDIIKIDRISRLKARYGELFLKKFLSDDEIALVKNDATLAGFWAAKEAASKALGVGISKECGFLDIELSKDAKNAPKIKFSPRIYTNFNIKEASLSITHDGGFAVAAVMIV encoded by the coding sequence ATGATAGGTATTGATATCATTAAGATAGATAGAATTTCTAGACTTAAAGCTCGTTATGGCGAGCTTTTTTTAAAAAAATTTCTTAGTGATGACGAGATCGCGCTAGTAAAAAATGATGCGACTTTGGCTGGATTTTGGGCGGCCAAAGAAGCAGCTAGCAAAGCTCTTGGTGTGGGCATCAGCAAAGAGTGTGGCTTTTTGGACATTGAGCTTAGCAAAGACGCAAAAAACGCACCAAAGATAAAATTTAGCCCAAGAATTTATACAAATTTTAATATCAAAGAAGCAAGCCTTAGCATAACTCACGATGGCGGATTTGCCGTAGCTGCAGTG